A portion of the Ignavibacteria bacterium genome contains these proteins:
- a CDS encoding ABC transporter ATP-binding protein encodes MDNKILIAENIKRKFKTGTEKTLEVLKGISLEIITGEIAVIVGASGAGKSTLLHIMGALDTPNEGKISINGNELFKMKDQELAKFRNKNIGFVFQFHHLLPEFTALENVSIPQMIDGKTLAKSEVRSKKLLDLVGLSERLNHKPAELSGGEQQRVAVARALANNPKIIFADEPSGNLDTQNSEALHQLINKLNKEFNQTFVIVTHNNDLMKLANRVFEIKDGKLNGVIHHA; translated from the coding sequence ATGGATAACAAAATATTAATAGCTGAAAATATTAAGCGCAAATTTAAGACTGGTACGGAAAAAACTCTCGAGGTGCTTAAAGGGATTTCACTTGAAATTATTACAGGGGAAATTGCAGTGATCGTCGGTGCTTCAGGTGCAGGCAAAAGCACACTGCTTCACATTATGGGTGCATTGGACACGCCTAATGAAGGTAAAATCTCCATCAATGGAAATGAGCTTTTCAAAATGAAAGATCAGGAACTGGCAAAGTTCAGAAATAAAAATATCGGATTTGTTTTTCAGTTTCATCATCTTCTTCCGGAGTTTACTGCACTCGAGAATGTCTCTATTCCGCAAATGATCGACGGAAAAACGCTTGCAAAATCAGAAGTAAGATCGAAGAAACTGCTTGATCTGGTGGGACTAAGCGAGAGGTTGAATCACAAACCGGCCGAACTTTCAGGCGGCGAACAGCAACGGGTTGCAGTTGCAAGAGCATTGGCAAATAATCCGAAAATCATTTTTGCAGATGAACCATCCGGAAATCTCGATACGCAAAACAGTGAAGCTCTTCATCAACTCATAAACAAGTTAAATAAAGAGTTCAATCAGACTTTCGTCATCGTCACTCATAACAACGACTTGATGAAACTTGCAAATCGTGTTTTTGAAATTAAAGATGGTAAGCTAAATGGGGTCATTCATCATGCTTAA